One segment of Mycoplasmatota bacterium DNA contains the following:
- a CDS encoding phosphoadenosine phosphosulfate reductase family protein → MLFELENADTMIKSWLDIVDFNTHHYKSGIEKGSPYDLSKHHSHDSITFDSEHFNSYLGAGLIKDVSLDDLPFSDIEFKGMKLALKEVDERNNSKTYVLKDITEHPLYVKNIRTDTYNQIDSKHTRNEFKAVRYYNYKTSNDVLIQFKEKESLELLMMSILKSNNPVVSCSFGKDSLVTLHLTLRVFDMLNIERGKLNVFYSDTLNEFPEIRKLSKKLEKEWGFNLMVGKPKKPLKKIIEEYGGMDESYFTRKGDRTNDRTPLSEVCCSNLKHKPYKEFFKKHDFDLNITGLRSEESVQRLQAGLRDGEYYYAKSEWKSCKINPILHWRDEDVFSYIKKYLIPMPKLYNQNMIMNYNNLGLLEQERLIELGIDNDVIHDPLLALELKKDKTYRFNIYMPRVGCQICIIPIKYGYLRWLRRFYPNAFRASIFNFGYGKILWKMINNSVKREVEFFLNRKIDFKDLTDKELLKDIVEYRPCTFDMI, encoded by the coding sequence ATGTTGTTTGAATTAGAAAATGCAGATACAATGATTAAATCCTGGTTAGATATTGTGGATTTTAATACACATCATTATAAATCTGGTATAGAAAAGGGGAGTCCTTACGATTTATCAAAACATCACTCTCATGATTCTATTACATTTGATAGCGAACATTTTAATAGTTATTTAGGAGCTGGATTAATAAAAGATGTATCACTAGATGATTTGCCATTTTCAGATATTGAATTTAAAGGAATGAAACTTGCTTTAAAGGAGGTTGATGAACGAAATAATTCCAAAACATATGTGTTAAAGGATATTACTGAACATCCTCTATATGTAAAAAATATAAGAACAGATACTTATAATCAAATTGATAGCAAACATACTAGAAATGAGTTTAAAGCTGTTCGTTACTATAATTATAAAACATCAAATGATGTCTTGATTCAGTTTAAGGAAAAAGAATCGTTAGAACTATTAATGATGTCTATCTTAAAAAGCAATAATCCGGTTGTTAGTTGTTCTTTTGGAAAAGATAGTTTAGTTACTCTTCATTTGACTTTAAGAGTATTTGACATGTTAAATATTGAGAGAGGAAAATTAAATGTATTTTACAGTGATACATTAAATGAATTTCCAGAGATTAGAAAATTATCAAAAAAACTTGAAAAAGAGTGGGGATTTAACTTAATGGTTGGGAAACCAAAAAAGCCACTTAAAAAAATAATTGAAGAATATGGAGGAATGGATGAATCTTACTTTACAAGAAAAGGTGATAGAACTAATGATAGAACACCTTTGTCTGAAGTCTGCTGTAGTAATTTGAAACATAAACCATATAAAGAATTTTTTAAAAAACATGATTTTGATTTAAATATTACAGGTTTACGAAGTGAAGAAAGCGTTCAAAGGCTTCAAGCAGGACTTCGTGATGGAGAATATTACTATGCTAAAAGCGAATGGAAATCATGTAAGATAAATCCAATTCTACACTGGAGAGATGAAGATGTTTTTTCATATATCAAAAAGTACCTTATCCCAATGCCGAAGTTATATAATCAAAACATGATAATGAACTATAATAATCTTGGACTGTTAGAACAAGAAAGATTAATCGAACTAGGAATAGATAATGATGTTATTCATGATCCTTTACTTGCTTTGGAATTAAAAAAGGACAAAACATATAGATTTAATATATATATGCCTAGAGTGGGGTGTCAAATTTGCATTATCCCCATTAAATATGGATATCTCCGGTGGCTTCGTAGATTTTATCCTAATGCCTTTAGAGCTTCAATATTCAATTTTGGCTATGGAAAGATTCTATGGAAGATGATCAATAATTCAGTAAAAAGAGAAGTGGAATTCTTTTTAAATCGTAAAATAGACTTTAAGGATCTAACAGATAAAGAACTTTTAAAAGACATTGTAGAATATAGACCTTGTACATTTGACATGATATAG
- a CDS encoding DUF4942 domain-containing protein, with protein sequence MFSKDFFPTPENLISKMYYKLDRNLVSYILEPSAGKGDLAKGIEEKFKFHNRKVNIDCIELDVELNNYLMANGYNVVWNDFLTYNTYKVYDTLLMNPPFSQGVKHLLKAIQMMENTNGQIVCLLNADTIKNPYSTERQHLSTLLEKYKADIEFIEKGFKQAERKTLVDVALIYLKFESKYRESNIFKAIEFETAKEFKETIEEFKMNQIMLKDDTIKSLVFQYNLECKLLNNLVESYNTFKNYHKSVKDVNNTYRDIVKLNGSSCSNYNEWVVGIREAYWEKILRTEMFNKYLTSNIREQFHELFKKQANIEFNFENILKVQELLMSVFLRSIEDSVEDVFDSLTKHYYNSYTKNIHYYNGWKTNKASRINKKIILPINLYNEWNNTFTLSRYHGRGSINIDEIEKILNYFDGFKPYQSIFNLKVKYNEVENEYIHIKAHKKGTVHIRFKRLDLLDRFNFYVGKKKNWLPNDEDKQYYKTEYQQMKKEIFEYYKPHQEPNIALALPNVA encoded by the coding sequence ATGTTTAGCAAAGACTTTTTTCCTACACCAGAAAATTTAATTAGTAAAATGTATTATAAACTTGATCGAAATTTAGTTTCTTATATTCTAGAGCCTTCAGCTGGTAAAGGTGATCTAGCAAAAGGAATAGAAGAAAAGTTTAAATTTCATAATCGAAAAGTAAATATCGATTGTATAGAATTAGATGTTGAATTAAATAATTATTTGATGGCCAATGGATATAATGTTGTTTGGAATGATTTCTTAACTTATAACACATACAAAGTTTACGATACATTGCTCATGAATCCACCATTTTCACAGGGGGTTAAACATTTACTTAAGGCAATACAGATGATGGAAAATACAAACGGTCAAATCGTTTGCTTATTAAATGCAGATACAATTAAAAATCCTTATTCTACTGAACGTCAACATTTATCTACTCTATTAGAAAAATACAAAGCAGATATAGAATTTATAGAAAAAGGATTTAAACAAGCAGAACGAAAGACATTAGTTGATGTAGCTTTAATTTATCTAAAATTTGAGTCTAAATATAGAGAATCCAATATATTTAAAGCGATTGAATTCGAAACAGCGAAAGAATTTAAAGAAACAATAGAAGAATTTAAAATGAATCAAATCATGTTAAAAGATGATACTATCAAATCTTTAGTTTTTCAGTATAATTTAGAATGTAAATTGCTGAATAATTTAGTTGAAAGTTATAATACTTTTAAAAATTATCATAAATCTGTTAAAGATGTTAATAATACTTATCGTGATATTGTAAAATTAAATGGTTCCAGTTGTTCTAATTACAATGAGTGGGTGGTAGGGATAAGAGAAGCTTACTGGGAAAAAATTTTAAGGACAGAAATGTTTAATAAATATCTTACATCCAATATTAGAGAACAATTTCATGAATTATTTAAAAAACAAGCGAATATAGAATTTAATTTTGAAAATATACTGAAAGTTCAGGAGTTATTAATGAGTGTGTTCCTTCGTAGCATTGAGGATAGTGTAGAGGATGTGTTCGATTCATTAACAAAACACTATTATAATAGTTATACAAAAAACATTCATTATTATAATGGATGGAAAACGAACAAAGCTTCGAGAATAAACAAAAAAATTATATTACCTATTAATTTATATAATGAATGGAACAATACCTTTACGCTTTCAAGATATCATGGTAGAGGTTCAATAAATATCGATGAAATTGAAAAGATATTAAATTATTTTGATGGATTTAAACCATACCAAAGCATTTTTAATTTAAAAGTAAAATATAATGAAGTAGAAAATGAATATATTCATATTAAAGCTCATAAAAAGGGTACTGTACATATCAGATTCAAACGTTTAGATTTATTAGATCGGTTTAATTTCTATGTAGGAAAGAAAAAGAACTGGCTACCAAACGATGAAGACAAACAATATTATAAAACTGAATATCAACAGATGAAAAAAGAAATCTTTGAATACTATAAACCACATCAAGAACCCAATATAGCATTAGCTTTGCCTAATGTGGCATAA